A region of Hydrogenimonas cancrithermarum DNA encodes the following proteins:
- the hisB gene encoding imidazoleglycerol-phosphate dehydratase HisB, protein MSVEKRRVTKETKIVLKLDVDGCGESKISTGVGFFDHMLESFSKHALFDLEVACEGDIHVDDHHSVEDVGIVLGQALREAIYPLQGVERFANTIIVMDEAAVECAMDLSNRPYLVYEIDVEGKVGQFDVELAEEFFKALTFNAGLTVHLSMLRGKNRHHIVEAAFKAYAVALRRALAPNPKAGVPSTKGVL, encoded by the coding sequence GTGAGTGTTGAAAAAAGACGTGTAACGAAAGAGACGAAGATCGTACTGAAACTGGATGTGGACGGTTGCGGCGAATCGAAAATATCGACGGGTGTCGGATTTTTCGACCATATGCTCGAGAGCTTTTCGAAGCATGCTCTTTTCGATCTGGAGGTAGCGTGCGAAGGGGACATTCATGTGGACGATCACCACAGTGTGGAGGATGTCGGTATCGTGCTCGGGCAGGCGCTGCGCGAGGCGATCTATCCGCTGCAGGGGGTGGAACGTTTCGCCAATACCATCATCGTGATGGACGAGGCGGCAGTCGAATGTGCGATGGATCTGAGCAACCGTCCCTACCTGGTCTATGAGATCGACGTCGAAGGAAAAGTGGGGCAGTTCGACGTGGAGCTTGCGGAAGAGTTCTTCAAAGCGCTGACATTCAATGCGGGATTGACGGTCCACCTTTCCATGCTTCGCGGAAAGAATCGACACCATATCGTCGAAGCGGCGTTCAAAGCGTATGCCGTCGCACTTCGGCGTGCACTCGCGCCCAATCCGAAAGCGGGGGTTCCGAGTACAAAGGGCGTACTGTGA
- the lptC gene encoding LPS export ABC transporter periplasmic protein LptC codes for MDLNVKHFFGLLFLLMAGAIFWLKPHKVDVVKKKGVPQVAFIDFQSYEITPNGVEALMHGERALKFADYMHVELPEMKRLTPKGVESVKAKEAFLYDREGIELKERVHLARSDGWEITTDRIYYDLKKKVYTTKGLPFTARYGKSVVEGKSMVYEQKSGKISAESIRAIINEEDRIN; via the coding sequence GTGGACCTGAACGTCAAACACTTTTTCGGCCTCCTCTTTTTGCTGATGGCAGGCGCGATTTTCTGGCTCAAACCGCACAAAGTGGACGTGGTGAAGAAGAAGGGTGTCCCGCAGGTCGCCTTTATCGATTTCCAAAGTTACGAGATCACCCCCAATGGGGTCGAAGCGCTAATGCATGGCGAGCGTGCCCTGAAGTTTGCGGACTATATGCATGTGGAGCTTCCGGAGATGAAACGCCTGACCCCCAAAGGTGTCGAGTCCGTCAAGGCGAAAGAAGCTTTTTTGTATGACCGAGAGGGCATCGAACTCAAAGAGCGTGTCCATCTGGCCAGAAGCGACGGGTGGGAGATCACGACCGACAGGATCTATTACGATCTGAAGAAAAAAGTCTATACGACGAAGGGACTTCCCTTTACAGCGCGCTACGGCAAGAGTGTCGTCGAGGGAAAGAGTATGGTGTATGAGCAAAAAAGTGGTAAAATCAGTGCGGAATCGATCCGTGCGATTATCAACGAAGAGGATAGAATAAATTGA
- the mrdA gene encoding penicillin-binding protein 2 produces MRIKLVITVFLVVWTILLVRIYQLTIKSNAYYETLATQNIIKKEWILPVRGEILDRSGKPLAINKIGFKILIDPHLSSKKRLPELEKALVHIQRDFPDVNTTKLLKRYKRLDSPYRHDPIVMVRFLPYEKVLPHFTELSRKPHIKIEPTTKRYYPYGSMTAHVIGYVGKANEKDMANDDVVKLTMIAGKSGLEKYYNRFLEGEPGYKHVKVSAFNKQIGVIETVPPKEDRDITLHLDMDLQAFISKMFDKGHKSGAVIVMRKDGAILSAGSYPAYDPNEFVSGISRAEWKRIIENLNHPFTNKLIHGLYPPGSVIKPGVALAFVDSKKVSPYTNFYCNGAIELGKHKFRCWKSEGHEKTDMIKAIRESCDVYFYKGSLLTGIDKIAQELRKMGLGQKTGIDLPNEFIGAVPDKPWKMNKYGQPWYQGETLNAAIGQGYMLVTPMQIARYTALLATGKLPRPSLAESLAGKKLEPVLEDVLSLREKRALPLVRRAMYEVCNHPKGTAYWAMRGTKVKVAGKTGTAQVIGIPQEEKKRMKEDELAYYHRSHAWLTTYAPYKNPQYIVTILVEHGGHGGSAAGPMVKEIYNWLVDHGYIR; encoded by the coding sequence TTGAGAATCAAACTGGTCATCACGGTTTTTCTTGTCGTTTGGACGATTCTGCTCGTTCGCATCTATCAGCTGACGATCAAGTCCAATGCCTACTATGAGACACTGGCGACGCAGAATATCATTAAAAAGGAGTGGATTCTTCCTGTACGTGGGGAGATACTCGACCGTTCCGGGAAGCCTTTGGCGATCAACAAGATCGGATTTAAAATTTTGATCGATCCACACCTGAGTTCGAAAAAGCGTTTGCCGGAACTTGAAAAAGCACTCGTACATATTCAAAGAGACTTTCCCGATGTCAATACGACCAAGCTGCTGAAGCGCTACAAACGGCTCGATTCTCCCTACCGGCACGACCCGATCGTGATGGTCCGTTTTCTCCCCTACGAAAAAGTGCTTCCACACTTTACGGAGCTTTCCCGAAAACCCCATATCAAAATCGAGCCGACGACCAAACGCTACTATCCCTACGGATCTATGACGGCGCATGTCATCGGCTATGTCGGCAAGGCGAACGAAAAGGATATGGCGAACGACGACGTGGTAAAGCTGACGATGATTGCCGGCAAGAGCGGACTCGAAAAGTACTACAACCGATTTTTGGAGGGAGAACCGGGGTACAAACATGTGAAAGTGAGTGCTTTCAACAAGCAGATCGGAGTTATCGAAACGGTGCCGCCCAAAGAGGATCGAGACATTACTCTCCATCTGGATATGGACCTCCAGGCGTTTATCTCGAAGATGTTCGACAAGGGACACAAATCGGGTGCCGTCATCGTCATGCGCAAAGACGGGGCGATTTTGAGTGCCGGCAGCTACCCGGCTTACGACCCAAACGAGTTTGTCAGCGGCATCAGCCGTGCCGAGTGGAAGCGGATCATCGAAAACCTGAACCATCCCTTCACGAACAAACTGATTCACGGCCTCTATCCGCCGGGATCGGTCATCAAACCCGGGGTGGCCCTTGCTTTCGTCGACTCGAAGAAGGTGTCGCCCTATACGAATTTCTACTGCAATGGCGCCATCGAACTCGGCAAACACAAGTTCCGGTGCTGGAAAAGCGAAGGACATGAAAAGACCGATATGATCAAAGCCATCCGTGAGAGTTGCGATGTCTATTTCTACAAAGGAAGCCTCCTGACGGGTATCGACAAGATCGCGCAGGAGCTCAGAAAGATGGGGCTTGGGCAAAAGACGGGTATCGACCTTCCCAACGAGTTTATCGGAGCCGTACCCGACAAGCCGTGGAAGATGAACAAATATGGCCAGCCCTGGTACCAGGGAGAAACGCTCAACGCCGCGATCGGCCAAGGGTATATGCTGGTGACGCCGATGCAGATTGCACGTTATACGGCCCTTTTGGCGACAGGAAAATTGCCACGTCCCTCCCTGGCCGAATCGCTGGCGGGCAAAAAACTCGAACCGGTGCTGGAAGATGTTTTGAGCCTTCGCGAAAAACGGGCCCTTCCGCTGGTGCGGCGTGCGATGTACGAAGTGTGCAACCACCCCAAAGGAACGGCCTACTGGGCGATGCGCGGAACGAAAGTGAAAGTGGCAGGAAAGACGGGAACGGCACAGGTCATCGGTATCCCGCAAGAAGAGAAGAAGCGGATGAAAGAGGACGAACTCGCCTACTACCACCGTTCACACGCATGGCTGACGACCTATGCCCCATACAAGAACCCGCAGTATATCGTCACAATCCTCGTCGAACACGGCGGCCACGGCGGTTCCGCCGCCGGACCGATGGTCAAGGAGATTTACAACTGGCTTGTCGACCACGGGTACATCAGGTAA
- a CDS encoding calcium/sodium antiporter, producing MDFIIFVISMGALILGAEFIIKESERIAFHYNISEFIIGATLIALGTSLPEMAASVAASIKGQSDMAVANVLGSNIMNISLVLGLVFLIASRITPGRDLFFKDSAWLLFPVIIFPLMIIDGSLSRLDGFLLFAMMGAYLLFLMQSSREEQLAEVDEELKKEPFNWQKTLALLGIGFILVVVGADYAIDSAANIARTFGISEWIIGLLLIAFGTSLPELVVSIKAARQGKADMSIGNIIGSNMANTSVVLGSAAMTRPLTIDLASSSFDIFLMIGVTLMLVFITANKLYAKASGVMLLIVLAIFLQHALIH from the coding sequence ATGGATTTCATCATCTTCGTCATCAGTATGGGTGCGCTCATCTTGGGTGCCGAATTCATCATCAAAGAGTCCGAACGCATCGCGTTCCACTACAACATCAGCGAGTTCATCATCGGTGCGACGCTCATCGCCCTGGGAACCAGTCTTCCGGAGATGGCGGCGAGTGTCGCGGCGAGTATCAAAGGCCAGAGCGACATGGCCGTCGCCAACGTTCTGGGTTCGAACATCATGAATATCTCGCTCGTACTGGGTCTCGTCTTTTTGATCGCTTCACGCATCACACCCGGCCGAGACCTCTTCTTCAAAGACAGCGCATGGCTTCTTTTTCCGGTCATCATCTTCCCTCTGATGATCATCGACGGATCACTTTCACGTCTCGACGGCTTTCTGCTCTTTGCGATGATGGGGGCCTATCTCCTTTTCCTTATGCAGTCCAGCAGGGAAGAGCAGCTCGCGGAAGTCGATGAAGAGCTCAAAAAAGAGCCCTTCAACTGGCAAAAAACGCTCGCTCTTCTCGGTATCGGATTCATCCTTGTCGTCGTCGGTGCCGACTACGCTATCGACAGTGCCGCGAACATCGCGCGGACCTTTGGCATCAGCGAGTGGATCATCGGCCTTCTGCTCATCGCGTTCGGTACCAGTCTGCCCGAACTCGTCGTCAGCATCAAAGCGGCACGCCAGGGAAAAGCCGATATGAGCATCGGCAACATCATCGGCTCCAACATGGCCAACACTTCCGTGGTGCTTGGCTCCGCGGCGATGACGAGGCCGCTTACGATCGACCTGGCATCGAGCTCGTTCGACATCTTTTTGATGATCGGCGTCACTCTGATGCTGGTCTTCATCACCGCCAACAAACTCTACGCCAAAGCCTCCGGCGTCATGCTCCTTATCGTGCTCGCCATTTTCCTGCAACACGCTTTGATTCATTGA
- the yihA gene encoding ribosome biogenesis GTP-binding protein YihA/YsxC translates to MPARIVDASFLTSASKIDEAPAEGIGEVVFLGRSNVGKSSLLNSLTHRKSLAKSSSTPGKTRLINYFEVVYKDDEADEKYNLHFVDLPGFGYAKVSKSMKYEWQKSLNEFIKNRRTIRLFVHLRDARHPNEPIDDDVKRYIEEFIGPDQCYIEVFTKSDKLKQKDLSKILKEHPGALLVSNLKKRGIEKLEHLIFDIVIKGQPCP, encoded by the coding sequence ATGCCAGCAAGGATCGTTGATGCCTCCTTCCTCACGAGTGCAAGCAAGATCGATGAGGCGCCTGCCGAAGGGATTGGCGAAGTGGTCTTTCTTGGCCGTAGCAATGTAGGAAAGAGTTCGCTTCTAAACTCCCTCACCCATCGCAAGAGCCTCGCCAAAAGCTCTTCGACTCCTGGAAAGACCCGTCTCATCAACTACTTCGAAGTGGTCTACAAAGATGACGAAGCGGATGAAAAATACAATCTCCATTTTGTGGACCTGCCGGGATTCGGATACGCCAAAGTTTCTAAGAGTATGAAGTACGAGTGGCAGAAAAGCCTCAACGAATTCATCAAAAACCGAAGGACGATCCGCCTTTTCGTCCATCTGCGCGATGCACGCCATCCCAACGAGCCGATCGACGACGATGTCAAACGCTATATTGAAGAGTTTATCGGCCCCGACCAGTGCTATATCGAAGTTTTCACGAAATCGGACAAGCTCAAACAGAAAGATCTCTCCAAAATACTCAAAGAGCATCCGGGGGCACTTCTGGTTTCGAACCTGAAGAAGCGCGGCATCGAGAAGTTGGAGCATCTGATTTTCGATATCGTCATCAAGGGGCAGCCGTGCCCGTGA
- the lptA gene encoding lipopolysaccharide transport periplasmic protein LptA, with protein sequence MKKLWSLTLFCLSAVAIYAASEQVEITADRFEASETERLTKFIGHVHMKKGPDELNASKVFVYFDKARKPMRYEAVGNTSFVIHMDNNQTYVGRADRLLYRPGKEIYELFGNVVLKEPRLDRTLMGEKVVVEKISGKAHVEGKEDKPVKFIFKVEDKNASKDR encoded by the coding sequence TTGAAAAAGCTATGGAGTCTAACGCTGTTCTGTCTGTCGGCAGTGGCAATCTACGCGGCATCGGAACAGGTCGAGATTACAGCGGACCGTTTCGAAGCGAGCGAAACGGAGCGGCTGACGAAATTTATCGGGCATGTCCATATGAAAAAAGGGCCGGACGAGCTGAACGCATCGAAAGTCTTCGTCTATTTCGACAAGGCACGCAAACCTATGCGGTATGAAGCGGTTGGAAATACGTCGTTCGTCATTCATATGGACAACAACCAGACCTATGTCGGCCGGGCCGACAGACTTCTCTACCGCCCTGGCAAAGAGATTTATGAACTCTTCGGCAATGTGGTGTTGAAAGAACCCAGGCTCGATCGTACGCTGATGGGTGAAAAGGTTGTCGTCGAGAAGATCAGCGGGAAAGCCCATGTCGAAGGGAAAGAGGACAAACCGGTAAAATTCATTTTCAAAGTGGAGGACAAGAATGCCAGCAAGGATCGTTGA
- a CDS encoding NAD(P)/FAD-dependent oxidoreductase — protein sequence MERMICDVLIIGGGPAGGVCAVTAKMNYPEKKILVVREMEVQMVPCAIPYVFGPTLGSSEKNIASCGKADEMGIENLVAKVEEVDIDGKIAYTPTHRIDFDKVVFATGSIPFVHASLEPSLALDGVFTVPKNKELIDKAKKYCDSVTDIVVVGTGFIGVEMAMELRESGKNVTLLGGSPHIFKGIFDREIAAQAEEILSSQGITFIGGDRVAAILDRNGDNIVDAVQLESGTIIDTQAVILATGYKPNTELAEKAGLPLGDYGGVVVDEYMRTKNGDVFAIGDCSARRGFITREPSKVMLASTSAAEGRVAGSSLYSLKYMKKFNGTIAIFSTIVGDTVFASAGITEEDALRNGGEIVVGSFNGVNRHPSTIPGAQSQFVKLVAMRHGGQIIGGQVVGGNEAGEMINIIGLMIENNMTIYQVMSIQVATHPMLTAAPTSYPIVMAASMTANAMEK from the coding sequence ATGGAGAGAATGATATGTGATGTTTTGATCATTGGCGGAGGACCTGCAGGAGGGGTATGTGCGGTGACTGCAAAAATGAACTATCCGGAGAAGAAGATACTGGTTGTTCGTGAGATGGAGGTGCAGATGGTTCCCTGTGCCATTCCATATGTTTTTGGACCGACACTCGGAAGTAGTGAAAAAAATATCGCCTCTTGTGGCAAAGCGGATGAAATGGGTATCGAAAACCTCGTTGCCAAAGTCGAAGAAGTCGACATCGATGGAAAGATTGCCTATACCCCTACCCATCGGATAGATTTCGACAAAGTGGTTTTTGCAACGGGTTCGATACCGTTCGTACATGCATCGTTGGAACCTTCGCTCGCACTCGATGGAGTTTTTACCGTACCCAAAAACAAAGAACTGATAGACAAGGCGAAAAAATATTGTGACTCCGTTACCGATATTGTGGTTGTCGGTACGGGTTTTATCGGTGTCGAGATGGCGATGGAACTTAGGGAGAGTGGAAAAAACGTAACGCTTCTGGGCGGGAGCCCTCATATATTCAAGGGTATTTTCGACCGGGAGATAGCTGCACAGGCAGAGGAGATACTCTCTTCTCAAGGCATCACTTTTATCGGCGGAGATCGTGTTGCCGCCATTCTCGATCGAAACGGAGACAATATAGTCGACGCCGTACAGCTTGAAAGTGGTACGATCATCGATACGCAAGCGGTGATATTGGCGACGGGGTACAAACCCAATACGGAACTGGCGGAAAAAGCCGGCCTGCCTTTGGGAGATTATGGCGGAGTCGTTGTCGATGAGTATATGAGAACGAAGAATGGCGACGTTTTCGCCATTGGAGATTGCAGTGCAAGAAGAGGGTTTATTACGAGAGAACCTTCCAAAGTGATGCTGGCATCCACTTCCGCTGCAGAGGGACGGGTGGCAGGGAGCTCTCTGTACAGTCTGAAATATATGAAAAAATTCAACGGAACCATCGCTATTTTTTCAACCATCGTTGGCGATACGGTATTCGCTTCTGCCGGGATCACAGAAGAAGATGCATTGCGAAACGGTGGGGAGATCGTCGTGGGCAGCTTCAATGGCGTGAATAGACACCCTTCGACCATACCGGGGGCTCAAAGTCAATTCGTTAAACTCGTCGCGATGCGGCATGGAGGGCAGATTATAGGAGGACAGGTTGTCGGTGGAAACGAAGCAGGTGAAATGATCAATATCATCGGCCTCATGATAGAGAACAACATGACCATTTACCAGGTCATGTCCATTCAGGTGGCGACCCATCCGATGTTGACTGCTGCACCGACGAGCTATCCTATCGTGATGGCGGCGAGTATGACGGCGAATGCTATGGAAAAATAG
- the queC gene encoding 7-cyano-7-deazaguanine synthase QueC, producing MDSTTAAYIAKSEGYEIVALHFDYRQRTQRREHEAFDAICDALAVANRYVIDLPFFEQIGASALTDASIDVPTGGIEEGVPVTYVPFRNGIFLSIAAAVAEKERAEALYIGVVEEDSSGYPDCREDFIAAMQKAINLGTKEETNLVIKTPLVHLKKEDIVKTALEYGVPLELTWSCYQNEDEACGVCDSCRLRLKGFEKAGIEDPIAYKIRP from the coding sequence ATGGATTCGACGACGGCAGCCTATATCGCCAAGTCGGAGGGGTATGAAATCGTTGCGCTCCATTTTGATTATCGGCAGCGGACTCAGCGTCGCGAGCATGAAGCGTTCGATGCCATCTGCGATGCCCTTGCCGTTGCGAACCGATATGTGATCGATCTGCCGTTTTTTGAGCAGATCGGTGCTTCGGCACTGACGGACGCCAGTATCGATGTTCCTACCGGAGGGATCGAAGAGGGTGTTCCCGTGACCTATGTGCCGTTTAGAAACGGGATTTTTTTGAGCATCGCGGCCGCAGTGGCGGAAAAAGAGAGAGCCGAAGCGCTCTATATCGGTGTCGTCGAGGAGGACAGCAGCGGCTATCCGGACTGTCGGGAGGATTTCATCGCCGCGATGCAAAAAGCCATCAATCTCGGGACCAAAGAGGAGACGAACCTCGTCATCAAAACGCCTCTGGTCCATCTGAAAAAAGAGGATATCGTCAAAACGGCTCTAGAATACGGTGTGCCGCTGGAGCTGACCTGGAGCTGTTACCAGAACGAGGATGAGGCGTGCGGTGTCTGCGACAGCTGCCGCTTGCGTCTCAAAGGATTTGAAAAAGCCGGTATCGAAGATCCGATTGCCTACAAGATACGGCCGTGA
- a CDS encoding N-acetyltransferase: MPVKFEKPILPDIPEMQAIVKKEVEEGVILPRSDDELATNIRSYTVAKEAETGEIIGYVALHIHSMRLGEIRSLIVKEGHRHRKVGSRLVELAVEEGRKLRLQEVLALTYMGSFFERLGFSEIPKETIPEHKIWADCIKCKYFPVCNEISLIKKL, translated from the coding sequence GTGCCCGTGAAGTTCGAAAAACCGATTCTGCCCGATATCCCCGAGATGCAGGCAATCGTCAAGAAAGAGGTGGAAGAGGGGGTGATCCTGCCCCGAAGCGACGACGAGCTGGCGACGAACATACGCTCCTACACGGTAGCGAAAGAGGCGGAAACGGGGGAGATTATCGGGTATGTGGCACTTCATATCCACTCGATGCGCCTTGGCGAGATACGCAGCCTCATCGTCAAAGAGGGGCACCGTCACAGAAAGGTCGGCAGCCGCCTGGTCGAATTGGCGGTGGAGGAGGGGCGAAAACTCCGCCTTCAGGAGGTGCTCGCACTTACCTACATGGGATCTTTTTTCGAGCGTCTCGGCTTTAGCGAGATTCCCAAAGAGACGATTCCCGAACATAAAATCTGGGCGGACTGCATCAAATGCAAATATTTTCCGGTGTGCAACGAAATATCGCTGATAAAAAAACTCTGA
- the ybeY gene encoding rRNA maturation RNase YbeY translates to MIEIANETDYQPNVNLLETIAAELTDRDIELIFTDNATIQEMNREHRGIDAPTDVLSFPLKKVPFAPLGEIVISVDYAKNKASEYKNSLDDEIALLFIHGLLHLLGYDHETDQGEMRKKEEELIRHFGLPGSLIVRTEGDD, encoded by the coding sequence ATGATAGAGATTGCCAACGAAACCGACTACCAACCCAACGTCAACCTGCTCGAAACGATTGCAGCGGAGCTTACCGACCGAGACATCGAGCTCATTTTTACCGACAATGCGACCATACAGGAGATGAACCGCGAACACCGCGGCATCGATGCACCGACGGACGTGCTCAGCTTTCCGTTGAAAAAGGTGCCGTTCGCGCCGCTGGGTGAGATCGTCATCAGTGTCGACTATGCGAAGAACAAAGCGAGCGAATACAAAAACTCCCTCGATGATGAAATCGCACTTCTGTTCATTCACGGCCTTTTGCACCTACTCGGCTACGATCACGAAACGGACCAAGGTGAAATGCGAAAAAAAGAGGAAGAGCTGATCCGTCACTTCGGCCTTCCAGGGAGCCTCATCGTTCGAACGGAAGGAGACGACTGA
- a CDS encoding septal ring lytic transglycosylase RlpA family protein yields the protein MSFRIDRFALMLFGAWMLVGCSSHTYVPPNSSVIEPAQTKPRSSEAIHRATLRPYTINGKTYHPTVVSLGWTQEGIASWYGPNFHGGKTSNGERYNMYAMTAAHKTLPMNTMIRVTNKRNGKSVVVRVNDRGPFVRGRIVDLSYIAGKKVGIDKTGTAPVKLEVLGFDSLIASMASKKGKRARKEVVLGGFGVQVGAFRRLQGAQIYQQRYDNFEGRYHTKIRKFIVDGEPLYRVWLMGFKSEAEAKDFIEAWGIPGAFIIRG from the coding sequence TTCCACCAAATTCCTCTGTCATCGAACCGGCACAGACGAAACCGCGCTCGTCCGAAGCGATTCACAGGGCGACGCTGCGGCCCTATACGATAAACGGAAAAACATACCATCCGACGGTCGTTTCGCTCGGATGGACGCAGGAAGGGATTGCGAGCTGGTACGGCCCCAATTTCCACGGAGGAAAAACTTCCAACGGTGAACGTTACAATATGTATGCGATGACGGCGGCACACAAAACGCTTCCGATGAATACGATGATACGCGTCACCAACAAGCGTAACGGCAAATCGGTGGTCGTCAGGGTCAATGACCGCGGGCCGTTCGTACGCGGGCGGATCGTCGACCTCTCCTATATCGCGGGCAAGAAGGTCGGCATCGACAAGACCGGAACGGCACCGGTGAAACTGGAGGTTCTCGGTTTCGATTCGCTGATCGCCTCGATGGCTTCGAAAAAAGGAAAGCGTGCCAGAAAAGAGGTCGTTCTGGGCGGATTCGGTGTACAGGTGGGCGCGTTCCGGCGTCTGCAAGGGGCGCAGATCTATCAGCAGCGCTACGACAATTTCGAGGGGCGATACCATACGAAGATTCGGAAGTTCATCGTCGACGGGGAACCGCTTTACCGTGTCTGGCTGATGGGATTCAAAAGCGAGGCGGAAGCGAAAGATTTTATCGAAGCGTGGGGTATTCCCGGCGCATTTATCATAAGGGGGTAA
- a CDS encoding KdsC family phosphatase, producing the protein MIRLLVLDVDGCLTDGKIIYTDEGDEIKAFNVKDGFAIVNWMALGRHAAIITGRRSKIVERRAKELGIVHFYQGVKDKLAMLQELCDELGMTLDEVAVIGDDLNDYRMLEACGRSFVPADAMHHVTAIADVVLSQKGGDGAVREMIDLLIRQEGLEEEYLSRWT; encoded by the coding sequence GTGATCAGGCTTCTGGTTCTCGATGTCGACGGATGTCTCACCGACGGTAAAATCATCTATACCGACGAGGGGGACGAGATCAAGGCGTTCAACGTCAAAGACGGTTTCGCCATCGTCAACTGGATGGCGCTGGGACGGCATGCCGCCATCATTACCGGCCGTCGTTCCAAGATCGTGGAACGGCGTGCGAAGGAGCTCGGCATTGTCCACTTCTACCAGGGTGTCAAAGACAAATTGGCGATGCTGCAGGAGCTTTGCGACGAACTCGGCATGACGCTTGATGAAGTGGCTGTCATAGGCGACGATTTGAACGATTACCGAATGCTCGAGGCGTGTGGACGGTCGTTCGTCCCTGCCGATGCGATGCATCATGTCACTGCGATCGCCGATGTCGTATTGAGCCAAAAGGGAGGGGATGGCGCCGTCCGGGAGATGATCGACCTTCTGATCCGTCAGGAGGGACTTGAAGAGGAGTATCTGTCGCGGTGGACCTGA
- a CDS encoding VOC family protein → MRGKIGKYIGMLVVAFSLSGCLQPSPPSSSEGEKVLPAITKEDTHKHYQGKFVWHDLLTNDVASAQTFYAGLFGWSFQKRDNYVLVMNHGERIGGMVNIASPRGEKVTAIWLPSISVADVDEAAEYLVRKKGKVLKGPMDMKKRGRGALVRDPYGAFVVLLHSKSGDPLDTTPKIGDWLWNELWSNSPSQSYSFYRALGGYDKEADTEKDYLILKQKGVWRAGIRYVEEDAFDVQWVPVVRVSDPEAIVAKTPELGGRVLMKPQATLMNGDVALIADPSGALLIVQRWKEGDME, encoded by the coding sequence ATGCGTGGAAAGATCGGAAAATATATAGGGATGCTCGTTGTTGCATTTTCACTTTCAGGGTGTTTGCAACCCTCCCCACCTTCGTCTTCGGAGGGGGAAAAGGTCCTGCCTGCAATCACAAAAGAGGATACGCATAAACATTACCAGGGTAAGTTCGTATGGCATGACCTATTGACCAATGACGTGGCATCGGCACAGACTTTCTATGCCGGGCTCTTTGGATGGTCGTTTCAAAAGCGAGACAATTATGTGTTGGTTATGAATCACGGTGAGCGTATCGGTGGTATGGTAAATATCGCATCGCCACGCGGTGAAAAAGTCACGGCTATATGGTTGCCATCCATCTCCGTTGCAGATGTCGACGAAGCGGCCGAGTATCTGGTTCGAAAGAAAGGAAAAGTGCTGAAAGGCCCTATGGATATGAAAAAAAGAGGCCGAGGAGCACTCGTAAGAGATCCGTATGGGGCGTTTGTTGTATTGCTACATTCAAAAAGCGGAGACCCTTTGGATACGACACCGAAAATAGGTGACTGGCTCTGGAATGAGCTTTGGAGCAATTCCCCATCACAAAGCTACAGCTTCTATCGTGCGTTGGGTGGGTATGACAAGGAAGCCGACACCGAAAAGGATTATCTGATTCTCAAACAGAAAGGTGTGTGGCGTGCCGGTATCAGATATGTCGAAGAGGATGCGTTCGACGTTCAATGGGTACCCGTCGTTCGTGTCTCCGACCCCGAGGCCATCGTCGCCAAAACTCCCGAGCTGGGTGGCCGTGTTCTCATGAAGCCGCAAGCTACGTTAATGAATGGCGATGTGGCTCTGATTGCCGATCCATCGGGTGCATTATTGATCGTACAGCGATGGAAAGAGGGGGATATGGAATGA